From the Pseudomonas sp. SORT22 genome, one window contains:
- a CDS encoding NADP-dependent isocitrate dehydrogenase yields the protein MPTRSKIIYTFTDEAPALATYSLLPVIEAFTASADIAVETRDISLAGRILSAFPEQLGADKQVADHLAELGQLATTPEANIIKLPNISASVPQLKAAIKELQAKGFNIPEYPEAAASDAEKEAKARYDRIKGSAVNPVLREGNSDRRAPLSVKNYARKHPHKMGAWAADSKSHVAHMSQGDFYGSEKAALIEADDSLRIELLDKNGNTTVLKEKTAVKAGEIVDCAVMSTKALRKFIAAEIDDAKAKGVLLSVHLKATMMKVSDPIMFGQIVAEYYQDALNKHADVLAQIGFNLNNGIGDLYARIKALPAEQQAQIEADVKAVYDVRPALAMVNSDKGITNLHVPSDVIVDASMPAMIRDSGKMWNTEGQLQDTKAVIPDRCYATIYQAVIEDCKQHGAFDPTTMGSVPNVGLMAQKAEEYGSHDKTFQAKADGVIRVVDGKGNLLLSQDVEAGDIFRMCQTKDAPIQDWVKLAVNRARASNTPALFWLDPQRAHDGVLIEKVQQYLKDHDTAGLDIRVLSPVEAMKVSLQRIRAGQDTISVTGNVLRDYLTDLFPIMELGTSAKMLSIVPLMNNGGLFETGAGGSAPKHVQQLVEENFLRWDSLGEFLALAASLEHLGNAYANPKAKVLAATLDQATGQFLDTNKSPARKVGGIDNRGSHFYLTLYWAQALAAQSDDAALQARFAPLAKALAENEATIVAELNAVQGKPADIGGYYYPDAELTSKVMRPSQTFNSAIAAL from the coding sequence ATGCCCACCCGATCCAAGATCATCTACACCTTCACCGACGAAGCCCCCGCCCTCGCCACCTATTCACTGCTCCCCGTCATCGAAGCCTTCACAGCTTCTGCCGACATCGCCGTAGAAACCCGGGACATCTCTCTGGCCGGCCGCATCCTTTCTGCCTTCCCTGAACAGCTCGGCGCCGACAAGCAAGTGGCCGACCACCTGGCAGAACTGGGCCAACTGGCAACCACGCCAGAAGCCAACATCATCAAGCTGCCGAACATCAGCGCCTCGGTTCCGCAACTGAAGGCCGCGATCAAGGAACTGCAAGCCAAGGGCTTCAACATTCCTGAATACCCTGAAGCCGCCGCCAGCGATGCCGAGAAAGAAGCCAAGGCGCGCTACGACCGCATCAAGGGCAGTGCCGTCAACCCGGTCCTGCGTGAAGGCAACTCCGACCGCCGCGCACCGCTGTCGGTCAAGAACTACGCACGCAAGCACCCACACAAGATGGGCGCCTGGGCAGCCGACTCCAAGTCCCACGTGGCGCACATGAGCCAGGGCGACTTCTACGGCAGCGAGAAAGCCGCGCTGATCGAAGCCGATGACAGCCTGCGCATCGAACTGCTGGACAAGAATGGCAACACCACCGTTCTGAAAGAAAAAACCGCGGTCAAGGCCGGCGAAATCGTCGACTGCGCGGTCATGAGCACCAAGGCGCTGCGTAAATTCATCGCCGCCGAGATCGACGACGCCAAAGCCAAGGGCGTCCTGCTGTCGGTCCACTTGAAAGCGACCATGATGAAGGTCTCCGACCCGATCATGTTCGGCCAGATCGTTGCCGAGTACTACCAGGACGCGCTGAACAAGCACGCCGACGTACTGGCGCAGATCGGCTTCAACCTGAACAACGGTATCGGCGACCTGTACGCCCGTATCAAGGCCCTGCCAGCCGAGCAGCAGGCGCAGATCGAAGCTGACGTCAAAGCCGTCTACGACGTTCGCCCGGCCCTGGCCATGGTCAACTCCGACAAGGGCATCACCAACCTGCACGTGCCGAGCGACGTTATCGTCGACGCCTCGATGCCGGCGATGATCCGTGACTCGGGCAAGATGTGGAACACCGAAGGCCAGCTGCAAGACACCAAGGCGGTGATTCCGGACCGTTGCTACGCCACCATCTACCAGGCCGTTATCGAAGACTGCAAGCAACACGGCGCATTCGATCCGACCACCATGGGCAGCGTGCCGAACGTTGGCCTGATGGCGCAGAAAGCCGAAGAGTACGGCTCCCACGACAAGACCTTCCAGGCCAAGGCCGACGGCGTGATCCGCGTGGTTGACGGCAAGGGCAACCTGCTGCTGTCCCAGGACGTCGAAGCCGGCGACATCTTCCGCATGTGCCAGACCAAAGACGCACCGATCCAGGACTGGGTCAAACTGGCCGTCAACCGTGCCCGCGCCAGCAATACCCCGGCGCTGTTCTGGCTCGACCCGCAGCGTGCCCACGACGGCGTGCTGATCGAGAAGGTCCAGCAGTACCTGAAAGACCACGACACCGCTGGCCTGGACATCCGCGTCCTGTCGCCTGTCGAGGCCATGAAGGTTTCCCTGCAGCGCATCCGTGCTGGCCAGGACACTATCTCGGTCACCGGCAACGTGCTGCGCGACTACCTGACCGACCTGTTCCCGATCATGGAGCTGGGCACCAGCGCCAAGATGCTGTCGATCGTACCGCTGATGAACAACGGCGGCCTGTTCGAAACCGGCGCCGGCGGTTCGGCTCCCAAGCACGTACAGCAACTGGTTGAAGAAAACTTCCTGCGCTGGGATTCGCTGGGTGAGTTCCTGGCCCTGGCCGCCTCCCTGGAGCACCTGGGCAACGCCTACGCCAACCCGAAAGCCAAGGTACTGGCGGCGACCCTGGACCAGGCCACCGGCCAGTTCCTGGACACCAACAAGTCCCCGGCGCGCAAGGTTGGTGGTATCGACAACCGCGGCAGCCACTTCTACCTGACCCTGTACTGGGCCCAGGCCCTGGCCGCCCAGAGCGACGACGCCGCCCTGCAAGCGCGCTTCGCCCCACTGGCAAAAGCCCTGGCCGAGAACGAAGCGACCATCGTCGCCGAGCTCAACGCCGTTCAGGGCAAGCCGGCTGACATCGGTGGTTACTACTACCCGGATGCCGAGCTGACCAGCAAGGTGATGCGCCCGAGCCAGACCTTCAACAGCGCGATTGCCGCACTGTAA
- a CDS encoding NUDIX hydrolase: MVEEFKAGKHVFNQPAGHLEANESLLDAARRETLEETAWEVELTGVVGIYLYTAPSNGVTYQRICFAARALKHHPERALDSDIVRAVWLSREELLADPERWRSELVPRCIDDYLAGPLHSLALIRD; this comes from the coding sequence ATGGTCGAGGAATTCAAGGCCGGCAAGCACGTCTTCAACCAACCCGCCGGCCACCTGGAGGCCAACGAGAGCCTGCTCGACGCCGCCCGCCGCGAAACCCTCGAAGAAACCGCGTGGGAGGTCGAGCTGACCGGCGTGGTCGGCATCTACCTGTACACCGCCCCCAGCAACGGCGTGACCTATCAGCGCATCTGCTTCGCCGCCCGGGCGCTCAAGCACCACCCCGAGCGGGCCCTGGACAGCGACATCGTGCGCGCCGTGTGGCTGAGCCGCGAGGAGCTGCTGGCCGACCCCGAGCGCTGGCGCAGCGAACTGGTGCCCCGTTGCATCGACGATTACCTGGCCGGCCCGCTGCACAGCCTGGCGTTGATTCGCGACTGA
- the mnmA gene encoding tRNA 2-thiouridine(34) synthase MnmA yields the protein MTSPALYEPEKTRVIVGMSGGVDSSVSALLLMEQGYQVEGLFMKNWEEDDGTEYCTAREDLADAQAVCDRIGIKLHTANFAAEYWDNVFEHFLAEYKAGRTPNPDILCNREIKFKAFLDYALMLGADLIATGHYVRRRDTDGRTELLKGLDPNKDQSYFLHAVGGKEIARTLFPVGELEKPEVRAIAEKHGLATAKKKDSTGICFIGERRFSDFLKQYLPAQPGEIQTTDGEVIGRHHGLMYHTIGQRQGLGIGGLKDAGDEPWYVLEKDLTRNVLVVGQGNEHPWLFSRALLASEIFWVNPIDLSSPRRLTAKVRYRQSDQHCTLEQTPGGYRAVFDEPQRAVTPGQSVVFYDGEICLGGGVIETAEPWSARA from the coding sequence ATGACCAGTCCAGCACTTTACGAACCCGAAAAGACACGCGTTATCGTCGGCATGTCCGGCGGCGTGGACTCTTCCGTCTCCGCCCTCCTGCTGATGGAGCAGGGCTACCAGGTGGAAGGCCTGTTCATGAAGAACTGGGAAGAGGACGACGGCACCGAATACTGCACCGCCCGCGAAGACCTGGCCGATGCCCAGGCCGTGTGCGACCGCATCGGCATCAAGCTGCATACCGCCAACTTCGCCGCCGAATACTGGGATAACGTCTTCGAGCACTTCCTGGCCGAATACAAGGCCGGACGCACGCCAAACCCGGACATCCTCTGCAACCGCGAAATCAAGTTCAAGGCCTTCCTCGACTACGCGCTGATGCTCGGTGCCGACCTGATCGCCACCGGTCACTACGTGCGCCGCCGCGACACCGATGGCCGTACCGAACTGCTCAAGGGCCTGGACCCGAACAAGGACCAGAGCTACTTCCTGCACGCCGTCGGCGGCAAGGAAATCGCCCGCACGCTGTTCCCGGTCGGCGAGCTGGAAAAACCCGAAGTCCGTGCCATCGCCGAGAAACACGGCCTGGCCACTGCCAAGAAGAAAGACTCCACCGGCATCTGCTTTATTGGTGAGCGGCGCTTCAGCGACTTCCTCAAGCAGTACCTGCCCGCGCAGCCGGGCGAGATCCAGACCACCGACGGCGAAGTCATCGGTCGTCACCATGGCCTGATGTACCACACCATTGGCCAGCGCCAGGGCCTGGGCATCGGCGGCCTGAAAGACGCCGGCGACGAGCCGTGGTACGTACTGGAAAAAGACCTGACCCGCAACGTGCTGGTGGTCGGCCAGGGCAACGAACACCCATGGCTGTTCTCCCGCGCCCTGCTCGCTTCAGAAATTTTCTGGGTCAACCCGATTGACCTTTCCAGCCCACGGCGCCTGACCGCCAAGGTGCGCTACCGCCAGAGCGACCAGCACTGCACCCTGGAGCAAACCCCGGGCGGCTACCGCGCGGTGTTCGACGAGCCGCAGCGGGCCGTGACCCCAGGCCAGTCGGTGGTGTTCTATGACGGCGAAATCTGCCTCGGCGGCGGCGTGATCGAAACCGCCGAGCCGTGGAGCGCGCGCGCATGA
- the hflD gene encoding high frequency lysogenization protein HflD, with amino-acid sequence MNAMQEQLIALGGVFQAAVLVDRIARTGQASEANLGCMLGSLLVRDPKDTLEVFGGDDLNLRDGYRALASALERDPGSLQREPLRYALSMLGLERQLAKRGDMLDVIGNRLPQIQSQAEHFGLVHENVIASSGALYQDTLSTLRQRIQVHGDMRHLQQPSNASKIRALLLAGIRAARLWRQLGGHRWQLVISRRKLLKELYPMLRG; translated from the coding sequence ATGAATGCCATGCAAGAGCAGTTGATCGCCCTGGGCGGCGTGTTCCAGGCTGCGGTGCTGGTCGACCGTATCGCCCGCACCGGCCAGGCCAGCGAGGCCAACCTTGGCTGCATGCTCGGCAGCCTGCTGGTACGCGACCCCAAGGACACCCTGGAGGTATTCGGCGGTGACGACCTGAACCTGCGCGACGGCTACCGCGCTCTGGCCAGCGCCCTGGAGCGCGACCCCGGCAGCCTGCAGCGCGAGCCGCTGCGCTATGCCCTGTCGATGCTGGGCCTTGAGCGCCAGCTGGCCAAGCGCGGCGACATGCTTGACGTGATTGGCAACCGCCTGCCGCAAATCCAGTCCCAGGCCGAGCATTTCGGCCTGGTGCATGAAAATGTCATCGCTTCCAGCGGCGCCCTGTACCAGGACACCCTGAGCACCCTGCGCCAGCGCATCCAGGTGCACGGCGACATGCGCCACCTGCAGCAGCCCAGCAACGCCTCGAAGATTCGCGCCCTGCTGCTTGCCGGCATCCGCGCCGCGCGCCTGTGGCGGCAGCTCGGCGGGCATCGCTGGCAGCTGGTGATCAGCCGGCGCAAACTGCTCAAAGAGCTGTATCCGATGTTGCGTGGCTGA
- the purB gene encoding adenylosuccinate lyase, with protein MQLSSLTAVSPVDGRYAGKTQALRPIFSEYGLIRFRALVEVRWLQRLAAHPQIAEVPAFSAEANALLNGLADEFALEHAERVKEIERTTNHDVKAIEYLLKEQAAKLPELAKVSEFIHFACTSEDINNLSHALMLREGRDSVLLPLMRQIAQAIRELAHRFADVPMLSRTHGQPASPTTLGKELANVVYRLERQIAQVAAVPLLGKINGAVGNYNAHLSAYPQIDWEANARAFIEDELGLVFNPYTTQIEPHDYIAELFDAIARFNTILIDFDRDVWGYISLGYFKQRTIAGEIGSSTMPHKVNPIDFENSEGNLGIANALFQHLASKLPVSRWQRDLTDSTVLRNLGVGFAHSVIAYEASLKGISKLEINQARIAEDLDACWEVLAEPIQTVMRRYNIENPYEKLKELTRGKGISPEALLTFIDGLDMPAEARSELKKLTPASYIGNAAAQAKRV; from the coding sequence ATGCAGCTTTCCTCGCTCACTGCGGTTTCCCCTGTTGACGGCCGCTACGCCGGCAAAACCCAGGCCCTGCGCCCTATTTTCAGCGAATACGGCCTGATCCGTTTCCGCGCCCTGGTCGAGGTTCGCTGGCTCCAGCGCCTGGCCGCCCACCCGCAAATCGCCGAGGTTCCGGCTTTTTCCGCCGAAGCCAACGCCCTGCTCAACGGCCTGGCCGATGAGTTCGCCCTCGAGCACGCCGAGCGCGTCAAAGAGATCGAGCGCACCACCAACCACGACGTCAAGGCCATCGAGTACCTGCTCAAGGAGCAGGCTGCCAAGCTGCCGGAGCTGGCCAAGGTCAGTGAATTCATCCACTTCGCCTGCACCAGCGAGGACATCAACAACCTGTCCCACGCCCTGATGCTGCGCGAAGGCCGCGACAGCGTGCTGCTGCCGCTGATGCGCCAGATCGCCCAGGCCATCCGCGAGCTGGCCCACCGCTTCGCCGACGTGCCGATGCTGTCGCGCACCCACGGCCAACCGGCTTCGCCGACCACCCTGGGTAAAGAGCTGGCCAACGTCGTCTACCGTCTGGAGCGCCAGATCGCTCAGGTTGCCGCCGTGCCGCTGCTGGGCAAAATCAACGGCGCCGTGGGCAACTACAACGCCCACCTGTCGGCCTACCCGCAAATCGACTGGGAAGCCAACGCCCGCGCTTTCATCGAAGACGAGCTGGGCCTGGTGTTCAACCCCTACACCACGCAGATCGAGCCGCACGACTACATCGCCGAGCTGTTCGACGCGATCGCCCGCTTCAACACCATCCTGATCGACTTCGACCGCGACGTCTGGGGCTACATCTCCCTGGGCTACTTCAAGCAGCGCACCATCGCTGGCGAAATCGGCTCCTCGACCATGCCGCACAAGGTCAACCCGATCGACTTCGAGAACTCCGAAGGCAACCTGGGTATCGCCAACGCCCTGTTCCAGCACCTGGCCAGCAAGCTGCCGGTGTCGCGCTGGCAGCGTGACCTGACCGACTCCACCGTGCTGCGCAACCTGGGCGTCGGTTTCGCCCACAGCGTGATCGCCTACGAGGCCAGCCTCAAAGGCATCAGCAAGCTGGAAATCAACCAAGCGCGTATCGCCGAAGACCTCGACGCCTGCTGGGAAGTGCTCGCCGAGCCGATCCAGACCGTCATGCGCCGCTACAACATCGAGAACCCCTACGAGAAGCTCAAGGAGCTGACCCGTGGCAAAGGCATCAGCCCCGAAGCGCTGCTGACCTTCATCGATGGCCTGGACATGCCTGCAGAGGCTCGCAGCGAGCTGAAGAAGCTGACGCCAGCCTCCTACATCGGTAATGCCGCGGCTCAAGCCAAACGCGTCTGA
- a CDS encoding cupin domain-containing protein: MNPDTPLQLLGGLTAREFMRDYWQKKPLLVRQAFPDFESPIDADELAGLALEEEVESRLVIEHGERPWELRRGPFEEDAFSTLPERDWTLLVQAVDQFVPEVGELLEHFRFLPSWRIDDVMISYAAPGGSVGPHFDNYDVFLLQGQGKRNWKIGQMCDSDSPLLEHADLRILAEFEQSEEWTLEPGDMLYLPPRLAHYGIAEDDCLTYSVGFRAPGAAEVLTHFTDFLSQFLPDEERYTDADAEPVSDPHQIQHDALDRLKKLLTEHMGDERLLLTWFGQFMTEPRYPELVSGEPLDEADLIESLAEGAILIRNPSARLAWSEVDDNLLLFASGQSRLLPGELRELLKLICAADALHIENLEQWLENDQGITLICELVKQGSLGFANE, from the coding sequence ATGAATCCTGATACTCCTCTGCAGCTTCTGGGCGGCCTCACTGCCCGCGAATTCATGCGCGACTACTGGCAGAAGAAACCCCTGCTGGTGCGCCAGGCCTTCCCCGACTTCGAAAGCCCGATCGATGCCGACGAACTGGCCGGCCTGGCCCTGGAAGAAGAAGTCGAATCGCGCCTGGTCATCGAACATGGCGAGCGCCCTTGGGAGCTGCGCCGCGGCCCGTTCGAAGAAGACGCCTTCAGCACCCTGCCCGAGCGCGACTGGACCCTGCTGGTGCAAGCGGTCGATCAGTTCGTGCCGGAAGTCGGCGAGCTGCTCGAGCACTTTCGCTTCCTGCCAAGCTGGCGCATCGACGATGTGATGATCAGCTACGCCGCGCCCGGTGGCAGCGTCGGCCCGCACTTCGACAACTACGACGTGTTCCTGCTGCAAGGCCAGGGCAAGCGCAACTGGAAGATCGGCCAGATGTGCGACAGCGACAGCCCGCTGCTGGAGCACGCCGACCTGCGCATCCTGGCTGAATTCGAGCAGAGCGAGGAGTGGACCCTGGAGCCCGGCGACATGCTCTACCTGCCGCCGCGCCTGGCCCACTACGGCATTGCCGAAGATGACTGCCTGACTTACTCGGTAGGCTTCCGCGCCCCGGGCGCCGCTGAAGTGCTGACCCACTTCACCGACTTCCTCAGCCAGTTCCTGCCTGACGAAGAGCGCTACACCGACGCCGATGCCGAGCCGGTCAGCGACCCGCACCAGATCCAGCACGATGCCCTCGACCGCCTGAAGAAGCTGCTCACCGAACACATGGGCGACGAGCGCCTGCTGCTGACCTGGTTCGGCCAGTTCATGACCGAGCCGCGTTATCCGGAGCTGGTCAGCGGCGAGCCGCTGGACGAAGCCGACCTGATCGAGAGCCTGGCCGAAGGCGCGATCCTGATCCGTAACCCGAGCGCGCGCCTGGCCTGGTCGGAAGTCGATGACAACCTGCTGCTGTTCGCCAGCGGCCAGAGCCGCCTGCTGCCGGGCGAGCTGCGCGAGCTGCTGAAGCTGATCTGCGCCGCCGACGCGTTGCACATTGAAAACCTTGAGCAGTGGCTTGAAAACGATCAAGGCATTACCTTGATCTGCGAACTGGTCAAACAAGGAAGCCTGGGGTTCGCCAATGAATAA
- a CDS encoding GNAT family N-acetyltransferase, producing the protein MNKIRVRLADWQKDNADIRRIREAVFIAEQNVPPELEWDADDNTAVHFLAMEGDYAIGTARLLPDGQIGRVSVLKDWRGLKVGDALMQAVIVEAQNRDLKQQMLSAQVHATPFYERLGFKVVSEEFLEAGIPHVDMVRESRELA; encoded by the coding sequence ATGAATAAGATTCGCGTCCGTCTCGCCGACTGGCAAAAAGACAACGCTGACATCCGCCGTATTCGTGAAGCCGTGTTCATCGCCGAACAGAACGTGCCGCCGGAGCTGGAGTGGGATGCCGACGACAACACCGCCGTGCATTTCCTCGCCATGGAAGGTGACTACGCCATCGGCACCGCGCGCCTGCTGCCTGACGGCCAGATCGGCCGGGTTTCGGTGCTCAAGGACTGGCGCGGGCTGAAGGTCGGTGACGCGCTGATGCAGGCGGTCATCGTCGAAGCACAGAACCGCGACCTCAAACAGCAGATGCTCAGCGCCCAGGTGCATGCCACGCCGTTCTACGAGCGCCTTGGCTTCAAGGTGGTCAGCGAAGAGTTCCTCGAGGCGGGCATTCCGCACGTGGACATGGTGCGCGAGTCGCGCGAGCTGGCCTAA
- a CDS encoding secretin N-terminal domain-containing protein, giving the protein MPLRPLLASLLLSFSLSALAATEVLPLSHRTSAEILPTAQAFIGKDGSVSAFENKLIVNAEPERIDDLRTLLQQLDTAPRRLLISVDNNDSNFQDNRGNARVIRYGTANREGGLQQVQASEGSPALIQVGQSIPITSTSTDGYGRVQSDTEYRNVTQGFYVTASVTGDTVHLNISTNNDRMSQERPDVVKVQSTDTKVSGKLGEWITLAGVNQQSQSERSASALSYSTQRGENMTLRVKVDALD; this is encoded by the coding sequence ATGCCGCTACGCCCCCTTCTCGCCTCCCTGCTTCTGTCGTTCAGCCTGAGTGCGCTGGCCGCCACCGAAGTCCTGCCGCTGAGTCACCGCACCAGCGCTGAAATCCTCCCCACCGCGCAAGCCTTCATCGGCAAGGACGGCAGCGTCAGCGCCTTTGAAAACAAACTGATCGTCAACGCCGAACCCGAACGCATCGACGACCTGCGCACCCTGCTGCAGCAACTGGACACCGCGCCGCGCAGGCTTCTGATCAGCGTCGACAACAACGACAGCAACTTCCAGGACAACCGCGGCAATGCCCGGGTCATCCGCTACGGCACCGCCAACCGCGAAGGCGGCCTGCAACAGGTGCAAGCCAGCGAAGGCAGCCCGGCGCTGATCCAGGTCGGCCAGAGCATCCCGATCACCAGCACCAGTACCGATGGCTACGGCCGGGTGCAGAGCGACACCGAATACCGCAACGTCACCCAGGGCTTCTACGTCACCGCCAGCGTTACTGGCGACACCGTGCACCTGAACATCAGTACCAACAATGACCGGATGAGCCAGGAACGTCCTGATGTAGTGAAGGTGCAAAGTACCGACACAAAAGTCAGCGGCAAGCTCGGTGAGTGGATCACCTTGGCCGGGGTCAACCAGCAGAGTCAGTCCGAACGCAGTGCTTCAGCGCTCAGTTACAGCACCCAGCGCGGTGAAAACATGACATTGCGGGTAAAAGTCGACGCTTTGGACTGA
- the aceA gene encoding isocitrate lyase: MALTREQQIAALEKDWAENPRWKGVTRTYTAADVVRLRGSIQPEHTLARLGAEKLWKLVTQGAHPSFRPEKDFVNCMGALTGGQAVQQVKAGIQAIYLSGWQVAADNNSAESMYPDQSLYPVDSVPTVVKRINNSFRRADQIQWKAGKNPGDEGYIDYFAPIVADAEAGFGGVLNAYELMKNMIEAGAAGVHFEDQLASVKKCGHMGGKVLVPTQEAVQKLSAARLAADVAGVPTIILARTDANAADLLTSDCDPYDQPFVVGERTQEGFYKVRAGLDQAIARGLAYAPYADLIWCETAKPDLDEARRFAEAIKKEYPDQILSYNCSPSFNWKKNLDDATIAKFQRELSAMGYKHQFITLAGIHNMWHGMFNLAHDYARNDMTAYVKLQEQEFADASKGYTFVAHQQEVGTGYFDDMTTVIQGGKSSVTALTGSTEEEQFH; this comes from the coding sequence ATGGCACTGACACGCGAACAGCAAATTGCAGCCCTCGAAAAAGACTGGGCCGAGAACCCGCGCTGGAAAGGCGTGACCCGTACCTACACCGCCGCTGATGTCGTTCGTCTGCGTGGCTCGATCCAGCCTGAGCACACCCTGGCCCGTCTGGGTGCCGAGAAGCTGTGGAAGCTGGTCACCCAGGGCGCACACCCGTCCTTCCGTCCAGAAAAAGATTTCGTCAACTGCATGGGCGCCCTGACCGGCGGCCAGGCTGTACAACAGGTCAAAGCCGGTATCCAGGCCATCTACCTGTCCGGCTGGCAAGTGGCTGCCGACAACAACTCGGCCGAATCCATGTACCCGGACCAGTCGCTGTACCCGGTGGACTCGGTGCCAACCGTGGTCAAGCGCATCAACAACTCGTTCCGTCGCGCTGACCAGATCCAGTGGAAAGCCGGCAAGAACCCGGGCGACGAAGGCTACATCGACTACTTCGCGCCGATCGTGGCTGACGCCGAAGCCGGTTTCGGTGGCGTACTGAACGCCTACGAGCTGATGAAGAACATGATCGAAGCAGGCGCCGCCGGCGTGCACTTCGAAGACCAGCTGGCCTCGGTGAAAAAATGCGGCCACATGGGCGGCAAGGTACTGGTTCCTACCCAGGAAGCCGTACAGAAGCTGAGCGCTGCCCGTCTGGCGGCTGACGTTGCCGGCGTACCGACCATCATCCTGGCCCGTACCGACGCCAACGCCGCTGACCTCTTGACCAGCGACTGCGACCCGTACGACCAGCCGTTCGTGGTTGGCGAGCGTACCCAGGAAGGCTTCTACAAGGTTCGCGCCGGCCTCGATCAAGCCATCGCCCGCGGCCTGGCCTACGCGCCATACGCCGACCTGATCTGGTGTGAAACCGCCAAGCCGGACCTGGACGAAGCCCGTCGCTTCGCCGAAGCGATCAAGAAGGAATACCCGGACCAGATCCTGTCGTACAACTGCTCGCCTTCCTTCAACTGGAAGAAGAACCTGGACGACGCCACCATCGCCAAGTTCCAGCGCGAACTGTCGGCCATGGGCTACAAGCACCAGTTCATCACCCTGGCCGGTATCCACAACATGTGGCACGGCATGTTCAACCTGGCGCACGACTACGCCCGCAACGACATGACCGCCTACGTCAAGCTGCAAGAGCAAGAGTTCGCTGACGCCTCGAAAGGCTACACCTTCGTCGCCCACCAGCAGGAAGTCGGCACCGGCTACTTCGACGACATGACCACCGTGATCCAGGGTGGCAAGTCTTCGGTAACCGCACTGACCGGTTCGACTGAAGAAGAGCAGTTCCACTGA